TCCTGGACTCCGGGCCCGCGGGCTCTTCGGTTCGGCGGCGCTTGGCGGGGCCGGGTCCTCCAGGCCGCGGTCCCCAGCCGGGCGCAGGGTAGGCTCTGGGGCTGCGGAGCCGGCTGCCCATCATTTCTATGGCGCTGCGGGCGGCGCCCGGAGGGCCTGGCAGAGGTGAGTTCACGCAGTGACAGGTCCCGATGACTGGAGAGGCAGGCTGTGGTCGTGGGGAGGGGGAGTGAGGCGTAGAAACGCGGGAGGCCGCTGAGTCCTCAGAGCTCCCGGGGCTCCTAGGAGGTAGGTCCGCAGTTTAACTTCTAGGGAAGCCGCACCGGGCGCAGTACCCGGCCTCGCCGGTTGGTATCTTCCGCTCCTCACGTCGACCCTGTGCACCGGATGATTAACAACTTGGGATGTCAGGTGACTTGCGACCTCCAGGATGTCTCACTATATGCCCCGCCTCCTGCCATAGAGAGCAACATATTTGCTGCAGTGCGATAGTTAGGTTAAGTTTTCTAGAAAGGGTAGGGGAATGCTCCTTGGATGCCCATTTGGGGCCGGGGGGATAGACAAAACACAATCGCATAAATTCTTGCTCACTTTTAGAAGTAGCACATGCCTAATGTCTTCTAAGATTTTCTCGGACGCTATGAAAAGCCTTTACCACATATCCGACCTCACCATGCCCAGTTCACCAAATGgttcttgaaatttttttcactcaggagagaaattagaaatgcatttaaaaaaaataaaactttaacaaTAATCGAGTGAAACTGCAGTTTTTTAGTTAGAGGTCAGGCTGTGCTAATTATTAATAACAGCAAAATTTTATCGTAAGGTTAACTTTTTGTATTCAAGATTAACTTGTTATCTGACTTGTATTATAGTCAgtgtttaaaaattagtttattcaGCCCTCATTAGTGAAGctcagaggagagaaggaaattttacaaaattaaatgctTGGTATGTATTGGATCTGGGAATTAAATACTaacatatttaactttaaaatagagATCTTTGACTTTCTTAGGGCAAACAATCCAGATATGGAATTGCTGGGGAGTAGTGTGTGGCATCCTAACAATAATAGATAAGGCCAAACTGCTTTTTAAGGATTTGtcctacttttttgtttgttatctGTGGGTAAGTGTTCCCTTTGcatcacatccttgccaacacttagtATGGTTAGATTTCTAAGCCTTTTTCAGTCTGATGGTGTAAAATGGTATCTTACCATGTATTTAtgttgtatttctctgattactCATGAGGTTGatcatgttttcatatttggaATTGGCCATTCATATAACATCTTCTGTGTAATACACCTTTTCATTGtagttgtcttttctttctgcatATAACATTATTCTCTTTGAATTTGGTGGGCTTACAATAATCTATCTAAAggtgtatttgtatttatttatcaattttgaAAGTTGTGCTTCCTGAGTGAAGACACTATACTATGTCCCAGAACTATGTGTATTCTTGGAAATATGCTCCCCCCACCCTTCAGTGCTGAAAGTCTTGAGGCCTCTGTCTGCCATTGAGTCATGAAGACTAATCTCATCATGCTTTTTACTCTTGTTCATAGTAGGAATCTGTTCATCCCTCATAGCCCAGATTTAAACCTTCACATACTCAGTACATGGTATTTTCTCAGAACCTCCTATCCCTCTCCATCCCCTACACCTTTTCATTCTGCCTTCTGGAGCTTATACTCAGTCACAAAACTCAAAAAGCTTCAATAACCCTGATATTCCCTTTAAACTTTTACTATGATTGAAACCTGCTTCTTCTGAGTACACTTCTTTCCCTGGATGCTTCTTAAGTGGAGGCTGtttcctcccccacacccctaGAACCCATGGCTGGGGGTGCAGTATTATGTTTTTTTGCTCCTCTCTGATGTTTCCCAACCATTTCTCTATCCTTCCTGAATTTCATGTCATCAGAATATAATCTGTCTTGGTGCAGTCCTCTACCCTCTTTCCAACTCCAGGGCTCCTCTTACTCCTTAAATGCTTTTTACAATTGAATTTCTGTCACTCTCTTCCATATTGATGCCATCATGATTCTTggtgatttcaaaatatacttagGCTGGTGTATTTCCATCCTATACCATTCCTATGCAATCCAGACTCCCATATCTCACTTCCAGGtcaacatctccacttggatatgTAACAGGCACTTCAAACGACACATGTCCAAAATTGAacatatcttattttttctatctctgtATCCCTCCAGGTCTTTCTGGTCTCAGAAAATAACAGTTCCACCCATTTTGTGCTCAGGCCCGAAACCCTCAACTTATCCTTTGAGTTCTCCTTGACTCTCTTTCACTTTTCAAATCAAGAAATCCTGTTttctctatcttcaaaatatatccaacTACATGCCTCTTCATATTACTCCTCTTGCTACTACTTAATATAAGGCAGCATGAGTTCTTGTGTGAATTACTGCTCTTCATGAAGGCAgtgatttttaattgttttattcttGCCTGTACCTTTGGAGTTTAGTAGGCCTGGagcatagtaggcacttaatacacatttgttaaatgagtgaatgatttTTTCTATCATCACATCTGGAGAATTTGTATTCATTTGTCTCTGTGAACACTGCTATTTCCCTATTCCCTCAGTGTTCTCCCTCTCCAGCTCCAATAGTCATGTAGTAGAACTGCTTTCTTCCTGATAATGTCTCGTAATTTCCCTCtcacattttttatgtttttgcccTCCTTAGCTTCATGGGTGCAATCTCCAGTTCAGTAGTTCCACTTTCAATTCTGTCTGAACTATTGTTTAACCCATTCATTGCATTTCTTACTTCCATGTTTTCCTATGCAATCCCTAAAAGTTTTCTTTAGCTCCCTTTTAAAGCTGCCGTAtcttttgataatttttcttaGCTACACTTACATTACCCTCTTTTGTGtcctcaaatttatttaaaaaatattttatatctgatAATTCATCAATTTCTGTCATTTGAGGGacagattttctcctatttcctGTTTTAGATGTCTCCCATTCTCACTTATTGTGGTTTGTTTCCTTATGTATTCTTTGATTCTAGAGTATGAATCTAGAATCATTGAAAGGTACTCTGAGAAGATACTTAGCCCTGGGTATAAGATGtattctctttggagaaaaattgttttccttttttttgccaGCTTCATTACCTACCagagaatattttaaactctCAGCTCCCCTTACTATCCCCAAAAGATTGTGTTTCATTCTACCTAGAGCCAATCCTGAGACAGATACATTTAAGTTCCATCCCCTTTTGTATTGTGAGTTACCAATTGGAGACATCATGTTTTGGAAGCCTGGGCTTTTTTTCAGGGCTTTGTGaacactgaattttatttaatctctcccATAAATGGACCATTATAACCAAAGCCCTAGGTCACTACAGAATGTTAGTAACCTCCATGTACCCTCCTGTTTCAGCATCCATTTCCCTCTCTAGATTTGTAACATGGCATTATTTTTGGCCTTGGAGGATTTCTCTTACATTTATAAGCTGTGATATGCCTTTaaatatgttgaaataatttttatccatCAGTTCCAAGAGTGTTgttcttgaggattttttttggattatttggttcacatatttctgaaaatggaTGTCCTCAGTTATTTCTAGTATAGATTATGAGGCTCTTGCAATAGAAGACAGTTTTGCAAACAGGGCCATCTTCCTTCTTCAGAATAATCAGATAATTAGGCTGGGACTTGGACTGATTAATTGATGTGTTATGGGGGGATtcagaaatagaatagaaaatccAATCTCTGAATGGACTGCTGATATTTTGAGGTATTTGTGTTACTAAATACATCAGAGACTAAAATATATAGTGGAAACTGGTATTTCTGCTGCTTTGAGGGAGCTGAAAATCAGCCTACTGCCAATCATCAGAGTTTGAAGAGGCACTGACCGCTGTTTCATGGCTCTGCCTGTGATTCGTCAAGGAGAGACAGGTTGAAACTGGGAATGGTCACTGTGTGATTGCTTGGGGATTAGACCTATGACTTTCCAGAGAGACAAGTAACAAGAGTTCCAAAAGCCTTGGTTCTGAGTTGTGGTTCACTCGGAAGTGGAAACTGTAAAATTTATAACTGTGGGATGCAGAAGATGAACTTCCACTCAATGCGCCCACTAACGAAAGTTACTAAGCACATGTGGCAGTCCAATGTGATTAAAAACAAGTAATAGATTTTACCTGTGAGGAAATTGAATTACTTGAGCTATtaagtaatgtttaaaaaatttcaaaacataaagGATGGAATACCATCTAGAAACATAGGGATTTATAATACTAACTGGGGAAGTTTGAAACAAGATGAAGGAAGTgaaaatcttgaaaagaaaaaatataatctttgaaatgaaaactttCTTATAGAAGTATAAACAGAATACTGGAAACAGTTGATGAAATGATTGGTTAATtgattaaagaataaagaaagctgGAATTAaggtttacacacacacacacacacacacacacattaagatGTTAAGAGTCATGGGAGATTGATTGAGCACTGCCTTTATATATAAACATCTGATTGGATTTCCAGACATGGGGATGTGTGGGATATTCCAAGATATAGAGACTAAAATTTTGTGGGATTTCAGCCAAGAGATAATTCCCCCATTAATAGTTAATCAAATTCTATCaagtcaaataaaaatagaatctaCCCCAGAGACATTACAATAAAACTGTAGGacaccaaaggaaaagaaacattttaaaatatgctaaattGAACAGCCAAATTGAATAATACATAAGGAGTAATAAATTGATTGGCAGAAGACTTCTTGCTtgcacaaaaacaacaaaacggCAGGATAGTGGACTAATATCTTTAAAGTAGTTACACATCATTTCAGAATTAAGAATGAATATGcaacaaaacattttcagatatataAGACTAAGAGAGTTtaccacacaaaaacatgttcaGACTTACAAAACCAAGACAGTTTACTATAAACAGGATATAGTGGAAAGAACTATTAAAGGATATTccacaagaagaagaaaactgtggCTACACTTTGAGAGTGGAATGTAAGAATAAAAAGGTAGAGAAGACTTGATAAAGCATGTTGGTAAATGTAACAGaattgatgtttttaaagaatgaaatctttttgACTTCAGCTTAACcaatagtattttatttcttttataaaaatgggaagcaaatatggtaataaataaaatttttaaaatttagaaatttgatTTACATAAGAAAAAACTCTGGgtaaaatttaaaaggtataaaatatggAATAgcaaaaattcaaacattttacaTCAGTCTATGGGTCAAAAGCACCAATAGACTTAAAAAGGAAGTACATATCCCAATGCATACTGAAAACACCTGATAACATTCAagttatttataatgaaaagtgAACTGACTAGTAGATGAAACTTCAGCAGGTTAAGAGGTAGCTATGAACAAACATCATACTATTATGTATAGTAACCATTATACTATTTTGCAATTTTCCAGAAGAGCAGCTGGAAACACCAAGAGAAAAGCCATGGCTAAGAGTCTTTCTAAATTCATGGGAAAACATACAAGGAAACTCACAACATGAGAAATCCAGTGATTTCTTGGTTTGGAGAGAAATGGGAGCAACGGAATGGTACTTTGAGCGAAAATAACTGATAAAAAATGAGGGGGAATGGAGCCTGAAAATGATCTTGTAAAAAAGCCCAGACGTCTGAAAATACATTGTCTGGTATTCCTGAGCAGATTTTCAATTTCCAAGTTGAGGTCTAgaatctgttttctcttcctgagGTCTTCATCTGCTTACTATATAGCCAGTCTGCACGGAAGAAGGCATCGTTTGCACGCGAAATGTTCAGTTTCCAGGTTGTAGAATATTCATTGTAAAGGACGCTGGGGAATTGTACAGGGCCTCCAAAGGGGTAGCCAAAATTATTAGTACGTATGTGTGTACGAGGGAGTGGGGCCGTTCATTCCTGGAACAGGCGTCTCCGGGCCTTGCGCGCAGGACCTGGAGGGCGCTGGGGGCGCGCGTGGGGACCTGGACTTGGAGAAGGCGGTAGAGGTTGGAGTGGTGAGCTGGGAAAAGGCTCTAGAAGGTGGAAGTCCAGGTTGAAGTAGGGACCAGGAGAGCGTCTCtctggactgggggtgggggcccgAGGCGCGGGCTCCGTGATGGGGCTGTGCGGGTAGAAGCCGGTCACCCTTCTGGCTGAGGAGCGGAATCCAGCGACTGAGCCGGCCTCAGGGTCCATCGAAGGCGGCAGGAACTCGGGGTCCGCGTCCTCTTCGTAGGCCTCCTCTTGGGCGGCGATCTCTGGGACACATGCGCAGAAGGAGCTCTGCTGGACGGCAACGTCTTCCCTGGGAGCGCCCAGGAGAGCGCCAGGTTCTAGGCCGACAGGCGCGTGGCCCTGCCCTTCCGAGCGTTCGTCGGCGGAGCCCAAGAGGGTCTCCGGGATCAGCATGAAGGTGTGCTCTCCGAGAGACACTTGCAGGACCGACGTTGGCTCGGGCTCCAGCAACAGGTCGACGCCGTCCAGGCGCAGCTGCAGGGCACAGCCCGCGGCCAGGACCACGACGGAGGTGAGCGCGCCCACGGCCGGGGGCTCCGCGGGTTCTTGCAGGGTGGGCGCCGTCCTGGACTCCGGGCCCGCGGGCTCTTCGGTTCGGCGGCGCTTGGCGGGGCCGGGTCCTCCAGGCCGCGGTCCCCAGCCGGGTGCAGGGCAGGCTCTGGGGCTGCGAAGCCGGCTGCCCATCACTTCGATGGCGCTGCGGGCGGCGCCCGGAGGGCCTGGCAGAGGTGAGTTCACGCAGTGACAGGTCTCGATGACAGGTGAAGCTGGCCGGGGGGCGGGTGACGCGCAGAATCGTGCGACTGAAGGTGAGTCCTCAGAGCTCCGGGGGCCCCTCCTGGGAGGCCTGCAGTTCAGCCTCTAGGGGACCCGAGCCTAATCTTCGAAACTTCGGCTCCTAAGGTGACCGGTTTGCGCACCCCACAGCCAATGATGTTGCAAGTGACCAGAGCGGAACCAAAGTCGTAAAATGTCTTTCTAAGCTCCGCCCACAACGAGGCTCCACCCCATAGAGAGCGCGGTATCTGTGCCGCCCAATAGCCATGGCTGTGGTTGGTAGGTCACCTTAAGAAAATACTTTATAGGCCTCTAGGGGACAGAGTACTTGTGAAAATcactcttagaaaaaaagaaaagatgccaGTAATAAAACATTACTCACCTTTAGGActgtttttctgtgatttcaggcATTCTGGAGAAAAGACTACTCAAATAGATCATTCCCTTCCCGGCATAAAACAGACCCACCCGAATGCTCCATGAAATTCCTTTAATGCTTGGTGTTTAATTTCAGGAGTGAGTGgaaaaaactgatttttctttgagaaaagtTCTGTTTTAATACTGAAGTAACATATTTGTGACAGTTTCTTCCTGAAGGTTAAGGCTGTTGTAAAACCattaataatatcaataatattaaaacaatataattaaattgttttattgagcacttatatATCTACCATTTTATTGAGTTTAGAAAACTgacctttttctttaaaaaacaaacccaacactttattgaagtatggttgacatacaaaaagctgtacatatttaatgtatacaacttgaaTTTGGAGATGAATATACATCCCTGAAACCATCACTGCAATCAATGGGATAAACATAtctatcacctccaaaagtttcctcctgccctctttgaaaaaaattgatcTTTTTTCAGTCTTCACAATAGGTGAAATAGAGTGGTAAAGTAAGTTGGAAGTTATCCAAAGTTAAATAACTAGTTTGTGTTAAATGTAGGAATCAAATACAGACTTATCTGGTTTTAAATCATGAACtctttatgcatatatttattgtgtatacctaggagtggattATTAATTGATATGATGTCTGCCTTTTCAAATTAATAGGTAATACCTCTCcctgtttttttgaaaatatttttcacagtttaTGCTCCTGTGAGCAGACTATGTTTCCATTTCACTACATTCTAGCAAACATTTCTTATTGCCAGACCCTTAAATCTTTTAAACCTGGTGTATGAAAATGCTACctcactgtattttcattttgcatttttgattGTCAATCAAGATGGATCGTTTTTCcatatgcttattggctattcttatgtcttcttattgaaatatttctatctttggtctaattttttacttaaaaaaattgggTTTTGAGTCTTCCCCCAGTTTATGCAGCATTGGTACCTTCTTCTTCAAAGACCAACTCAGATAGCACCTTCTCAAAAACGCCATTACTGACCATTTTATGTGAAATGGCTTTCTCCACTTACTCTCTATCCCCTCACTCTATGGCCTTCATAATATTGCCACaatttgtaaataaacaaaatattatttaaaaattgggtttCAAACATACTGTATACCAGTTATTTATCAAATGTATGTGTAGCAAATGTCTCTATCACAGTCTATGAAGACTTTAGCACTTGATTCACTATAATTCTTATACATTCTATCCCTGGCATAATTTGTGGTGATTTAATTTCTCACGGATCTCCTCTGCCCCCTAATCTTGGCCTCTTAGTTCTCTTCCCCTTCAACAATTTTGTCTTCCCTCCTACCACATTGACTCATATTCTTGATCTTGTCATTACTCCAAATTGTAACCCCtacattattacaatttcaaacattttacttAGGGCATCACCTCCTAACGTTTTACTTTGCTCCTTTAAATATCGAAACTCTAtcaatccttcctttcctctggaaAAATCCACAGATCCTACCATCTTTTCACTGAAACAGACACCATCAGGTCCTCACTTCCCTCCTTACCTGGAACTTAAATTCCATGGGGAATCATTATAATCATTGCCGTGCTTTTATCTTCatcttccttccctgtctcctgcTTTGCTGGTTAATATATCTGCCACTCTGTGCCTACACTTGTGTAGCTGAATTGGGCTGGGGAAAAACACTCAACTCCATTGACTGGTCTCACTTTATATTCATGATCATTAACCTCAAGTGGGCTCCTAATGCTGCCCAGTGCTCTCATCATGATGCTCTATTCCATTCACTCTTTCATTATTCTAGATGAACATTGCatgctctctcctctttctgcaaATCTCCAATACCTCACCCCTTATTTTCTCTCCTATGTGGTCACCTTGCTTCTTTTTCACTGAGACAATAAAAGcaatcagaaaatatttcccaaaattcTCATAATTACAGCCTACCAAGATCCACTGGGGACTATATATTCTACCTTCTCTCCTGTTCCCATGGATGAAATACCTGTGCTCCTAGTAAAGGCCATTTCCTCTATTTGTGCAATTGATCTCACTTCATTTTGCCTCCTCAAGAACATCACTCTAGCAATTGTCCCATCTCTGTTTAGCCATCATCAAATTTTAGCTACCTCTACTGAATCAATATCTTTAATGTCTAATTGAGAGGTAAACTCTTCCAACTTAAACAAAAACTTCCTTGACATGACTTTCTCCTTCAGTTTCTACAtcaatttttccttccttatatACCAAAACTCTTGAATTAGTTAACTATACTTACGTTGTCTAATTTCTCTCCTCCCACTCTCTTGAACCCACTTCAATCAGCCTTCTGTCTATGCCAGTCGTCTATAAACACTCTCATGAAGGTCACCAATGACTCCCACATTATGAAATCCAGTGGTGGATTCTCAGTCCTCTCTTGAGTTATGAGCAAAATTTGACACTGTCAATTACTCTCTCCTTTAAACATTTTCCCCCTTGGCATCTAAGATCCCACACTCTCCCAGCCTGTCTTTCAGCTTCccttctcagtttccttagctgttTGCTCCTCATTTTGGAAAGTTGGAATATCCTAGGACCCTGTTCTTAGCcttatctttttttctatcaACTGTCACCGTCTTCCTTTAAGTGCCATGTAGGTTGGTGACTCCACATGGTCCTAAATAGAGTCTCCCTCCTGTTCCTTTCCCATGAACATTCAACTGCATTGTCAGCATTTTCTCCTGGATATCTATTAAGTTGAGCTGTatgtaattttcatatttgtagGTCAGAATGATTGAATATTACCAATTTTATATACATCAATCTAATAATAGGCAGTTAAACTTCAGACCTAAATTTGAGCTCCTCATATTTCCCCAAATATGATCCTTTCAAAGTGTTCCCCATCACAGTAATTGGCAATTCCTTCTTGTTGCTCAAACTGAAAACACTCAAAATTATCCTTGAGTGTCTTTTCTTTCACACATTACATCTATTCCACCTGGATATCCTGGACCATAGCACTTCGTACTATCCCTCCTGCTACCACCCTGCTGCCACCTTTATCCTTTTAGTGAATTACTGTAGAAGTCTCCTAAGTGGTCTTGCATCTCTGCTTTGTCTTTTTTCAGGCAGTTTCTACACAATAGCTAGAGTGGTTCTGTTAAACCATAAGTCAGTTCATGTCACTCCTCTTTTCAAACACCTCCAATTTCACTCAGGGTCAAAAAGCAATGTTTTTATATGGACCTGCAGGTTCTATATGATCTGGATTTCCCATTCCCATTATGTCAGACTAACTCTTCTTGCTCCTTCTGTTACAGCTCTCTGACCTCTATACTTTTCTTAGCAATTGACAGGCATACTCATAGATTTTGCAATTGTTCTTCTACCCAGCTAGCTTCATGGTTCCTCACTTCTTTCAGATTACTCAAAGGGCTCCATCTCTGAGGCTTTCCCTGAGCACACTATCTAAAATGGTAATCTATAACCCTTGTACCTCTCCTTGAGCTTTAGCACTTATCAGTATTTAACACGCCGTATACTCGCTTTATTTATCCTCTAGAGTATAAGCTTATGATGGTAGTGATTTTTAACTGTTTTGCTCTTTGCTATATCCCCAGTTTTGGGACGCTCAGCTATATAGTAGACATTCAAAAATGtatattgaataaatggatgacttttttttctttcattagttaTGAGCATTCTCTTATGACTCTCTTCAAATATTGCCCAtcattctctctgttttctccctCTGGAACTCTACATGTCATATGTTGAACTGACTTTCCTCCAATAactctcattctctttttattatttttatgtctgtgCCCTTCTACGTTAAATTATAGGTAGTTTCTCTAACTCTTCAGCTGTTCCTAATCTGTTTCCAATAAATTCTattctaatttaaatgtttatatagcaCAGCTCCTGATGTTcattttaaccaatttttaaaaaagcagttgtcatttttttatagtttcttgtttctttgctttatttgttccttcttttattttgttgaaaaatgtatatatatctttaaactATTATGGATCTGGTGACTATCTTAATTGTTTGAGGGgttgattttgttatttcttctttcagattTCTCTCATTTATGTTGGCTTGTTTCCTAAGTCTCTGCTTTGGATTGTGAGATTATGCTCAC
This Rhinolophus sinicus isolate RSC01 linkage group LG10, ASM3656204v1, whole genome shotgun sequence DNA region includes the following protein-coding sequences:
- the LOC141567106 gene encoding proline-rich protein 23A-like — encoded protein: MGSRLRSPRACPAPGWGPRPGGPGPAKRRRTEEPAGPESRTAPTLQEPAEPPAVGALTSVVVLAAGCALQLRLDGVDLLLEPEPTSVLQVSLGEHTFMLIPETLLGSADERSEGQGHAPVGLEPGALLGAPREDVAVQQSSFCACVPEIAAQEEAYEEDADPEFLPPSMDPEAGSVAGFRSSARRVTGFYPHSPITEPAPRAPTPSPERRSPGPYFNLDFHLLEPFPSSPLQPLPPSPSPGPHARPQRPPGPARKARRRLFQE